A portion of the Branchiostoma floridae strain S238N-H82 unplaced genomic scaffold, Bfl_VNyyK Sc7u5tJ_1421, whole genome shotgun sequence genome contains these proteins:
- the LOC118407555 gene encoding zinc finger protein 91-like yields MDIRSDFSLGGGDDQQYTSAETNSMARQMLSDTSEKTHGVSVGQQTGNKTREKQHQCEECGKQFSRLGHLRGHMRTHTGEKPYRCEECSKQFSQLCTLKTHLRTHTGEKPYRCEECSRQFSQLGDLKRHMHIHTGEKSYKYQCEECSKWFGALSALKTHMRTHTGEKPYRCEECSKQFSQRGQLKRHMLTHTGEKPYRCEECSRQFRHLESLEKHMQTHTGEKPYLCEVCSRQFSQLSNLKTHMRTHTGEKPYKCKECSKQFSHLVSLEIHMRTHTGEKPYMCEVCGSQFRERGNLKSHMQTHTGEKPHRCEECSKRFYHPNHLKKHMRTHTGEKPYKCKECSKQFSLLNILKSHMRTHTGEKPYRCKICGRQFSELGNLNKHMRTHTGEKPVHLTTMDMRSDFNLGGDNQQYRSAKTTTGNKTREKQHQCEECGKQFSRLGHLRGHMRTHTGEKPYRCERCSRKFSMLSSLKTHMRTHTGEKPYRCEECSRQFSELGSLEKHMRTHTGEKPYRCEECSKQFSRLSHLKSHMQTHTGEKPYTCEECSRQFSHLYSLEKHMQTHTGEKPYLCEVCSRQFSQLGHLKTHMRTHTGEKPYRCEECSKQFSELASLEKHMRTHTGEKPYKCEVCSRQFRERSNLKTHMYTHTGEKPYRCEECSRQFSHSSHLKRHIRTHTGEKPYRCEECSRQFSLLSSLKSHMRTHTGEKPYMCEECSRQFSLLN; encoded by the exons ATGGATATCAGATCAGACTTCAGTCTAGGAGGAGGAGACGATCAACAGTACACTAGCGCCGAGACTAACAGCATGGCCAGGCAGATGCTATCTGATACCAGTGAAAAGACACACGGGGTGTCTGTTGGTCAACAAACTGGAAACAAAACAAGGGAGAAACAACAtcagtgtgaggagtgcggcaaacAGTTCAGTCGACTGGGTCATCTTAGgggacacatgcggactcacacaggggagaaaccctacaggtgtgaggagtgtagcaagcagttcagtcagctatGTACCTTGAAGACTCActtgcggactcacacaggtgagaaaccttacaggtgtgaggagtgcagcaggcagttcagtcagctgggtgatctgaagagacatatgcatattcacacaggggagaaatcCTACAAATaccagtgtgaggagtgcagcaagtgGTTTGGTGCCCTGAGTGCcctgaagacacacatgcggactcatacaggtgagaaaccctacaggtgtgaggagtgcagcaagcagtttagtcagcgGGGTCAGCTAAAGAGACACATGCTAACTCACacgggagagaaaccctacaggtgtgaggagtgcagcaggcagttccgTCATCTGGAGAGTCTTGAgaaacacatgcaaactcacacaggggagaaaccctacttgTGCGAGGtatgcagcagacagttcagtcagctgagtaatctgaagactcacatgcggactcacactggggagaaaccctacaaatgtaaggagtgtagcaagcagttcagtcatctggTTAGTCTTGagatacacatgcggactcacacaggagaaaaaccctacatgtgtgaggtaTGCGGCAGCCAGTTCAGAGAGCGGGGTAATCTGAAGAGCCatatgcagactcacacaggggagaaaccccataggtgtgaggagtgcagcaagcggTTCTATCATCCGAAtcatctaaagaaacacatgcggactcacacaggtgagaaaccctacaagtgtaaggagtgcagcaaacagttcagtctgCTGAACATTCTGAAGtctcacatgcgaactcacacaggagagaaaccctacaggtgtaaGATATGTGgcagacagttcagtgagctgggtaatctgaacaaacacatgcggactcacacaggggagaaaccagT CCATTTAACCACCATGGATATGAGATCGGACTTCAATCTAGGAGGAGACAATCAACAATATAGGAGCGCCAAGACCACAACCGGAAACAAAACAAGGGAGAAACAACAtcaatgtgaggagtgcggcaaacagttcagtcggctgggtcATCTTAGgggacacatgcggactcacacaggggagaaaccctacaggtgtgagaggTGCAGCAGGAAGTTCAGCATGCTGAGTagtctgaagactcacatgcggactcacacaggtgagaaaccttacagatgtgaggagtgcagccggcaattcagtgagctgggtagtcttgagaaacacatgcggactcacacaggggagaaaccgtacag gtgtgaggagtgcagcaagcagtttagtcggCTGAGTCATCTGAAGtctcacatgcagactcacacaggggagaaaccctacacgtgtgaggagtgtagcagacagttcagtcatctGTATAGTCTTGAgaaacacatgcaaactcacaccGGGGAAAAACCCTACTTGTGTGAGGTATGCAGCAGACAGTTTAGTCAGCTAGGTCATCTGAAGacgcacatgcggactcacacaggtgagaaaccctacaggtgtgaggagtgcagcaagcagttcagtgagctggctAGTCTtgagaaacacatgcggactcacacaggggagaaaccctacaagtgtgaggtgtgcagcaggcagttcagagAGCGGAGtaatctgaagacacacatgtatactcacacaggggagaaaccctacagatgtgaagagtgcagtaggcagttcagtcatTCGAGTCATCTAAAGAGAcatatacggactcacacaggggagaagccctacaggtgtgaggagtgtagcaggcagttcagtctgcTGAGTagtctgaagagtcacatgcggactcacacaggggagaaaccctacatgtgtgaggagtgtagcaggcagttcagtctgcTGA ACTGA
- the LOC118407574 gene encoding NF-kappa-B inhibitor-interacting Ras-like protein 2, with protein MGKTSKVVVCGQVFSGKTAALEQLIYGTHTAGTQLFPTIEDIYVANIETDRGVREKIRFYDTAGLSPSNPELPKHYITLADGFVLVYSTTDRDSFKRIDLLKRDIDAAREKKEVTVVAVGTKTDLKDRKVDLREAQNWAQKEKVRLFEVSVRDRKALMDPFVFLASKMTQPQTKSRFPALGPKVKQTSINDS; from the exons ATGGGGAAGACGAGCAAAGTTGTCGTCTGCGGGCAGGTTTTCAGCGGGAAAACCGCGGCTTTGGAGCAGCTGATCTACGGAACACACACCGCGGGAACG CAACTGTTCCCCACCATCGAGGACATCTACGTGGCAAACATCGAGACGGACCGTGGGGTCAGGGAGAAGATCAGGTTCTATGACACCGCAGGGCTG AGTCCATCCAATCCAGAGCTGCCCAAGCATTACATCACTCTAGCAGAT GGATTTGTGCTTGTGTACAGTACGACTGACAGAGATTCTTTCAAGAGAATCGACCTACTGAAGAGAGACATTGATGCTGCCAGGGAGAAGAAGGAG GTAACAGTGGTTGCCGTGGGAACCAAGACAGACTTGAAGGACCGTAAGGTTGACCTAAGGGAGGCTCAGAACTGGGCACAGAAGGAGAAAG TGCGGCTGTTTGAGGTGTCTGTGAGGGACAGGAAGGCCCTGATGGACCCGTTCGTGTTCCTGGCCAGCAAAATGACTCAGCCTCAGA CCAAATCCAGATTCCCAGCTTTGGGGCCAAAGGTCAAACAGACATCCATCAACGACAGCTGA